The Microplitis mediator isolate UGA2020A chromosome 8, iyMicMedi2.1, whole genome shotgun sequence genome has a window encoding:
- the LOC130673894 gene encoding uncharacterized protein LOC130673894, giving the protein MHSHSPTTNSPHSNNTLAHTQAQHTHDRSTRTHHSPTQNSTTGCTQTHHYATLLATCQVYVVTKLSTHPIRILLDTGSEISFVSDSLIRMLNISRARSHLTILGIGAAKAGHTRGCATLTLRSYHSDQSLTIKAHILSGLTAQLPSDQIQNTDLEQYSHLTLADPEFGTPGPTDVILGADYYGQVITGEIIKCKPPGLLAQNTIFGWILIGPVQARLNKPLRIHHAVSNHHDQDLQDLLTRFWLQEEVSSTQLRSLTPEEEACEAHFRDTHTRDSSGRYIVRLPLISDPQQLGNSYTAARRCLQHLMRRLDHDARLKTLYMNFMAEYLELKHMVPAASSTSSVQYFLPHHGVLKEDNNNFKIRVVFNGSKPTSSGLSLNDIMHTGPKLLVNIFDVLISSRQHRFIFITDVTKMYRQILVHEKDQGLQQILWFDKEGNIIPFKLTTVTYGTKSAPFLAVRALLQLVEDEGHRFPLAIDPLTKGRYVDDISGGADDLESLQAVADDIEGLCKAGGFPLAKWASNHRKLLQLNRAEAITKYKIEDPEVSTKILGMYWSSNKDQFSFKHSPPCSTQPCTKRAILSEIAQIFDPLGFLSPLIIQAKMFMQELWLVKLGWDTPLPAELRQKWTSFKTQLDMIHIIKIPRWIHSSTNSALEIHGFSDASQLAMAAAVFIKVLPTTRTQRAKVTLLCSKTKVAPLKPLTIPRLELTAAHMLAKLVKHCQITLNYSHVPTYLWTDSSITLTWIHSHPSRWKDFVRNRVSFIQELIPDGHWKFVPGTDNPADCATRGLTTSQLKTHQLWWSGPSWLLEDSPSWPTSPIHKDADTHLEERPVKSLYVSAQPLNSSWTLMERPIPLLRMLRVTAICVRVRDIIKRIPHSTLARPLTSTEINLALQFCIKETQRIHFHSELQLLAKQASWPKDHPFARLVAYQDTDGIIRVGGRLENAPNSDQQKHPAILPRDAALTRLVISDAHQRTMHGGTQLTLAHTRLRYWIIGGRQPVRSHILKCLVCARHRCVRAQQLMGQLPTQRVTPAPPFSHTGVDYAGPVSIKSWKGRGSRIYKGWICVFVCLTTSAVHVDLVSDYSSSGFIAALRRFIHRRGICTALYSDCGTTFQGAYSELKRLFTQGTQESHALLDWATVHQITWHFNPPAALHMGGKWEAAVKSVKHHLTRTLGESAFTFEELTTLLTQVEGILNSRPLEALSDDPQDPSSLTPGHFLIGRPIVAIPEPSLMDTEVSRLSRWQFIQQRVQHFWNHWSTSYIQRHLARTKWHHARNDIKLGSLVLLTDERTPPTRWPLAKVTALHPGKDNLTRVVTIQTATGTLTRPIAKLALLPLAPEPDA; this is encoded by the coding sequence ATGCACTCGCACTCGCCTACTACAAACTCACCGCACTCAAACAACACTCTTGCCCACACTCAAGCTCAACATACTCATGATCGCAGCACTCGTACTCATCACTCGCCCACTCAGAACTCAACAACTGGTTGTACTCAAACTCATCATTACGCTACGTTACTAGCAACTTGTCAAGTCTACGTAGTGACCAAGTTAAGTACTCACCCAATACGCATTCTCTTAGATACCGGTTCTGAGATATCCTTTGTTTCAGATTCATTGATAAGAATGCTCAATATTTCTCGTGCTCGATCACACCTTACTATCCTAGGGATCGGTGCAGCCAAGGCTGGCCATACCAGAGGGTGTGCAACTCTCACTCTGCGTTCATACCACTCGGATCAATCACTCACAATAAAGGCTCACATCCTCAGTGGTTTAACTGCTCAATTACCATCTGACCAAATCCAAAACACCGACTTGGAACAGTACTCGCATCTCACGCTCGCAGATCCAGAGTTTGGAACCCCAGGTCCAACGGATGTCATCCTTGGAGCTGATTACTACGGCCAGGTCATCACTGGCGAGATCATCAAGTGCAAACCTCCTGGATTACTCGCCCAGAATACAATTTTTGGCTGGATTCTCATTGGTCCAGTCCAAGCTCGGCTCAACAAACCACTGAGAATTCATCATGCTGTCTCCAATCATCATGATCAAGATCTTCAAGACTTATTAACTCGGTTCTGGCTCCAAGAAGAGGTCAGTTCAACTCAATTACGCTCATTAACTCCCGAAGAAGAGGCTTGTGAAGCTCACTTCCGGGACACTCACACTCGAGACAGCTCTGGCAGATACATCGTCAGACTGCCATTGATATCAGACCCGCAACAATTGGGGAACTCATACACAGCAGCTCGTCGCTGCTTACAACATCTCATGCGACGGCTTGATCATGATGCTCGGCTCAAAACACTCTACATGAATTTCATGGCAGAATATCTCGAACTCAAGCATATGGTGCCTGCGGCATCATCTACATCATCAGTTCAATACTTCCTACCCCACCATGGGGTACTGAAGGAGGACAACAACAACTTCAAGATCCGTGTGGTCTTCAACGGCTCAAAACCAACCAGTTCAGGACTCTCACTCAACGACATCATGCATACCGGGCCAAAATTACTCGTTAACATCTTCGACGTACTCATCAGCTCGCGACAACACCGGTTCATCTTCATCACAGATGTTACCAAAATGTATCGACAGATTTTGGTTCACGAAAAGGACCAAGGCCTGCAACAAATACTCTGGTTTGATAAGGAAGGAAACATCATCCCCTTCAAACTCACCACAGTTACTTATGGGACGAAATCAGCTCCATTTCTTGCTGTTCGAGCCCTGCTCCAATTGGTCGAAGATGAAGGACATAGATTCCCACTCGCAATCGATCCACTCACAAAAGGACGGTATGTCGACGACATTTCCGGAGGCGCAGATGATCTCGAGTCACTGCAAGCAGTTGCAGATGATATCGAGGGTCTGTGCAAGGCGGGCGGATTCCCACTCGCCAAATGGGCAAGCAATCATCGCAAACTACTTCAGCTCAATCGTGCGGAAGCGAttacaaaatacaaaatagaGGATCCAGAAGTCAGCACCAAAATTCTTGGGATGTACTGGTCTTCAAACAAGGATCAATTCTCTTTCAAACACTCGCCACCATGCTCAACTCAACCATGCACGAAGCGTGCAATTCTATCAGAGATTGCTCAGATCTTTGATCCACTGGGATTCCTATCACCACTCATAATTCAAGCCAAAATGTTCATGCAGGAACTTTGGCTTGTAAAACTCGGCTGGGACACTCCATTGCCTGCAGAATTACGACAGAAATGGACTTCATTCAAAACTCAACTCGATATGATTCATATCATCAAGATTCCCAGATGGATCCACTCGTCCACGAACTCGGCTCTAGAAATCCATGGATTCTCCGATGCCTCGCAATTGGCGATGGCTGCGGCAGTATTTATCAAGGTCCTACCGACAACTCGAACTCAGAGGGCAAAGGTTACGCTGCTTTGCTCTAAAACCAAGGTGGCACCGTTGAAACCCCTAACGATTCCACGCTTGGAACTCACCGCGGCTCACATGTTGGCAAAGCTCGTCAAACACTGCCAGATTACACTCAACTACTCGCATGTGCCAACATATCTCTGGACCGATTCATCAATCACGCTCACGTGGATACACTCGCACCCGTCTCGCTGGAAAGACTTTGTCAGGAATAGGGTGTCATTCATTCAAGAACTAATTCCAGATGGCCACTGGAAGTTTGTCCCTGGCACTGACAATCCAGCAGATTGTGCAACTCGAGGCTTGACAACCAGTCAGCTTAAAACTCATCAACTATGGTGGTCTGGCCCATCATGGTTGCTCGAAGACTCGCCGTCCTGGCCAACCAGTCCTATTCATAAAGATGCAGATACTCACCTGGAAGAACGTCCAGTCAAATCACTCTATGTTTCGGCTCAACCACTCAACTCGTCTTGGACATTAATGGAACGTCCAATCCCACTATTGCGTATGCTCAGAGTTACAGCAATCTGTGTGAGGGTACGCGATATAATCAAACGCATACCACACTCGACTCTCGCTCGTCCACTCACATCAACTGAAATCAACCTCGCACTCCAGTTCTGCATCAAGGAAACTCAACGTATTCATTTCCACTCTGAACTCCAATTACTCGCAAAACAGGCATCATGGCCAAAGGATCACCCATTTGCTCGGTTGGTGGCTTATCAAGACACCGATGGCATCATCCGAGTAGGGGGGAGATTGGAAAATGCTCCAAACTCAGATCAACAGAAGCATCCTGCAATTCTACCTCGTGATGCTGCTCTAACTCGACTCGTCATCTCTGATGCCCATCAGCGTACCATGCATGGTGGTACTCAACTCACACTCGCTCATACTCGACTCCGATACTGGATCATCGGTGGACGTCAACCAGTACGTTCACACATACTCAAATGTCTCGTCTGTGCTCGTCATCGATGTGTTCGCGCTCAGCAATTAATGGGACAACTCCCAACTCAACGTGTCACTCCAGCGCCACCATTTTCTCACACAGGAGTTGATTACGCTGGTCCAGTATCAATAAAATCATGGAAAGGTCGAGGATCCAGGATATACAAGGGCTGGATCTGTGTGTTTGTCTGTCTGACCACATCAGCAGTTCACGTCGACCTTGTCAGCGACTACTCATCATCAGGATTCATAGCAGCTCTCCGACGGTTTATTCACCGTCGAGGGATATGTACAGCACTCTACAGCGACTGTGGAACGACATTCCAAGGCGCGTACTCGGAACTCAAGCGGCTCTTCACTCAAGGCACTCAAGAATCTCATGCGCTACTCGATTGGGCCACTGTGCATCAAATCACATGGCATTTCAATCCTCCTGCTGCTCTCCATATGGGTGGTAAATGGGAAGCCGCAGTGAAATCAGTGAAACATCACCTAACTCGCACACTCGGAGAATCAGCCTTCACGTTTGAAGAACTTACGACTCTTCTAACGCAAGTGGAGGGGATTTTGAACTCGAGACCATTGGAGGCTCTATCCGACGATCCTCAGGATCCTTCATCGCTCACTCCAGGTCATTTTCTCATTGGGAGACCAATCGTTGCAATCCCTGAACCTTCACTCATGGATACAGAAGTATCAAGACTCTCTCGCTGGCAGTTCATTCAGCAACGTGTCCAGCATTTTTGGAATCACTGGTCTACCAGTTACATTCAACGTCATCTGGCTCGCACCAAGTGGCATCATGCTCGCAATGACATCAAACTCGGCTCACTAGTCCTTCTCACTGATGAACGAACTCCACCAACTCGATGGCCACTCGCGAAAGTGACTGCACTCCATCCAGGGAAGGACAACCTCACTCGAGTGGTAACCATTCAAACAGCCACTGGTACTCTCACTCGTCCAATTGCCAAGCTCGCACTCTTACCAC
- the LOC130673895 gene encoding uncharacterized protein LOC130673895 — protein MADEKNSTGDGAPKDDSPSLPITPNVIITGSDEHSTTPTGITPKPPGNPSDSDITDAETRKALDTQDPKKRTRRKSAKGCELELRISGQLSRLRLISDFETRASALTAAAGAASLKARLDVLTQEWQEFSVIHDYLASNATEDFLQHSYIKDGIFDVTYRSYLGARTRLSTLIHELDTPAQPTQAQNSTQRPQSSVNLAPLNITPFSGDYAKWPEFRDMFKSVVINRTGLEDVERLHYLKPYLTGQAAQAIANTTMCNESFSLAWGAICKRYDVPRLLIGAQLDKLVNLPALTSRSSKQLYSLIDQTHEAINALLAQKVNLQEGDCYLLTHIIISKLDRSTREHWELSLGSSVEFPKLKQLRQFLTDRARAQERYEESTAKAGDQHKSSHSNSHSSSKGHKTSYAHMATSSAPKSAGASTPTSTQPKVVAKAQYPCDLCQGDHYLVRCDQFGKMTPPQRTQLVIQARLCPNCLGHHRVESCNSPFRCRVCQEQHHSMIHPGIPATQTRGAPAQTQ, from the coding sequence ATGGCTGATGAAAAGAACTCGACGGGAGATGGAGCGCCCAAGGACGATTCTCCCTCTCTCCCAATCACTCCGAACGTCATCATCACCGGAAGTGATGAGCACTCGACCACGCCAACTGGGATAACACCAAAACCACCAGGCAATCCCAGCGACTCCGACATCACTGATGCGGAGACTCGCAAGGCACTCGACACTCAAGATCCCAAGAAGCGTACTCGCAGGAAGTCCGCCAAGGGATGCGAACTCGAACTCAGGATCAGCGGTCAACTGTCCAGACTGAGGCTGATATCTGACTTTGAAACTCGTGCTTCAGCACTCACCGCTGCGGCAGGTGCAGCATCACTCAAGGCTCGACTCGACGTACTCACCCAGGAGTGGCAGGAATTCTCCGTTATCCACGACTACCTGGCATCCAACGCAACGGAGGACTTCCTCCAACACTCGTACATCAAAGATGGCATCTTTGATGTAACATACAGGTCTTACCTGGGAGCTCGCACTCGCCTATCTACACTCATCCACGAACTCGACACTCCAGCTCAACCAACTCAAGCTCAGAACTCGACTCAACGCCCACAGAGCAGCGTCAATCTTGCTCCACTCAACATCACTCCATTCTCTGGCGACTATGCCAAGTGGCCAGAATTCAGGGACATGTTTAAGTCCGTGGTAATCAATCGCACTGGCCTGGAGGACGTCGAACGTCTCCATTATTTGAAGCCGTACCTGACAGGGCAGGCAGCTCAAGCAATCGCCAACACAACCATGTGTAACGAAAGCTTCTCACTCGCCTGGGGTGCCATTTGTAAACGGTATGATGTACCTCGCTTACTCATCGGTGCTCAGCTCGACAAGCTGGTCAACCTTCCAGCACTCACATCGCGCTCATCAAAACAACTATACTCGCTCATTGATCAGACCCACGAGGCGATCAATGCATTACTCGCCCAGAAGGTCAACCTCCAGGAAGGAGATTGCTACCTTCTCACTCACATAATCATCTCCAAGCTCGACCGCTCGACTCGCGAACATTGGGAACTGTCTCTGGGATCTTCGGTGGAATTCCCAAAACTCAAACAGTTGCGTCAATTCCTGACGGATCGTGCTCGTGCTCAAGAAAGGTACGAAGAAAGTACTGCCAAGGCTGGTGACCAGCACAAATCCAGTCACTCGAACTCGCACTCAAGCTCCAAAGGCCATAAGACCTCCTATGCTCATATGGCAACATCCTCGGCTCCAAAATCGGCTGGAGCATCTACACCAACAAGCACTCAACCCAAAGTGGTGGCTAAAGCACAGTATCCATGCGACCTGTGCCAAGGTGACCACTACCTGGTCAGATGTGACCAGTTTGGCAAAATGACTCCACCACAACGCACTCAGCTGGTGATCCAAGCCAGATTATGCCCAAACTGTCTTGGACATCACCGAGTCGAGTCATGCAACTCACCATTCCGTTGCAGAGTGTGTCAGGAACAGCACCACTCGATGATTCACCCAGGAATCCCTGCAACGCAAACTCGAGGTGCTCCTGCTCAAACTCAATAA
- the LOC130673897 gene encoding uncharacterized protein LOC130673897 has protein sequence MKTVNTGPPGNKKPSSLFKVVINNGNRSRIMTISRGRTTLPNLRYRNAHETTAHLEVVMLSGTTITIDTAKFEDEITNIADIPVVNIEDVVNTDGKMYVEGYLKQPFAKVTAYGGIHGGGVIVSEKFKLQIKVIRYDERKEFKKGCFLRILGRVTLHAEGAPILTVQSTEDITLMDKTTPLTEKDLRTKGFQTPKRKHEGSTDECSNKRSPFDS, from the exons ATGAAGACTGTAAATACCGGTCCACCTGGAAATAAAAAACCGTCATCGTTATTCAAAGTAGTCATCAACAACGGAAACCGTTCACGA atCATGACAATCTCGCGAGGACGGACGACTCTTCCTAACCTACGCTACCGTAACGCACATGAAACCACTGCACATCTCGAGGTGGTGATGCTTTCCGGGACAACCATTACAATCGACACAGCTAAGTTTGAAGACGAGATAACCAACATTGCGGACATTCCTGTAGTGAACATTGAAGATGTCGTGAATACTGATGGAAAGATGT ATGTTGAAGGGTATCTCAAACAACCTTTTGCAAAGGTAACGGCGTATGGTGGCATTCATGGAGGGGGTGTCATTGTCAGCGAAAAGTTCAAATTACAAATCAAAGTCATCCGTTACGACGAGAGGAAAGAATTCAAGAAAGGATGCTTTCTACGTATTTTGGGGAGAGTTACTTTACATGCTG aAGGTGCTCCTATACTAACAGTTCAATCAACAGAAGACATTACCCTCATGGACAAAACTACACCATTGACTGAAAAAGATCTCCGCACCAAAGGTTTCCAGACACCTAAACGCAAACATGAAGGATCCACGGATGAGTGTTCAAACAAAAGATCACCCTTCGACTCATAA
- the LOC130673898 gene encoding uncharacterized protein LOC130673898, producing the protein MGQLIISALPANGFIAYDCGAPAMNITTLSLLNIKDCDIPISQPAKTDTKIQLLQLVEMSHIQVIQCKIILNRAIYNCGHWSHVSTVANGHMEYVQEISREACKGILETKTYRTYETTIKDIFLNSTTTQPITLAGNVDLKGNCEAGKFADHYGSWTNVVVHGRISITIQDYLAPVNLQKNEVLLRSGVKCAYSTGSCMDTEGGNTYWNLLETDQCKFNRFKVLYEGPAEKIKDISIPKFGQEIYSVTANQITFALSVKGFIPVCGYKIIKTEHPKLFIVDSEDKHFFLRRTTLSTENMDIFAYVNTKIVYLEHHLRKEITALYNDVMQQQCELEKLILHNTLALASVNPAEFAFHFMKQPGYIAHLAGEVIRLAKCVPIEVKNRKTTECFQELPVIRGEQEYFMLPKTHVLVKTGNQIDCNSLIPPLYNINNAWYQLLPQISPATAPEEIATRTKMSWKYTSPANLATGGIYSDDDLDRLRENMMFPIEKPAILNTIARGAIGQEINSQGISLSKLIDTSEIMEKLQNTWGKVYNFFNIIGSFSTTLLGIWITGKAFKFIIDTVMHALALHSAFGWSLWLLGAIWDSLTNFLLHRNYAHSAKTTDEKTDHTELQVLIDNGKQEEKLEKITQKVDLPTIDENKKNKIEPNDTRSISEIKIFP; encoded by the coding sequence ATGGGACAACTAATCATCTCTGCGTTACCAGCGAATGGTTTTATTGCATATGACTGCGGAGCTCCAGCTATGAACATCACCACGCTGTCATTATTGAACATTAAAGATTGCGACATCCCAATATCACAACCAGCAAAAACTGACACGAAAATACAATTACTCCAACTAGTAGAAATGTCACATATACAGGTAATTCAATgcaaaataatattgaacCGAGCCATATATAACTGCGGGCACTGGAGCCACGTATCAACAGTAGCCAACGGACACATGGAATACGTACAGGAAATATCTCGAGAAGCCTGTAAAGGAATCCTAGAAACTAAGACGTACCGAACTTACGAAACGACCATAAAAGACATCTTCTTAAATAGCACAACAACTCAACCAATAACTTTGGCTGGGAACGTGGACCTTAAAGGAAACTGTGAGGCGGGTAAATTTGCCGATCATTACGGTTCATGGACAAATGTAGTAGTCCACGGACGAATCTCAATTACAATCCAAGACTACCTCGCGCCAGTAAACTTACAAAAGAACGAAGTATTGTTGAGGTCAGGAGTAAAATGCGCATACTCAACGGGTAGCTGCATGGACACAGAGGGCGGAAACACTTACTGGAACCTACTAGAAACTGACCAGTGCAAATTTAATAGGTTCAAAGTACTCTACGAAGGACCTGCagagaaaataaaagacatctcaatacctaaattcGGTCAAGAAATATACTCGGTAACAGCAAATCAAATCACTTTTGCACTATCAGTGAAAGGTTTCATTCCGGTTTGCGGCTACAAGATAATAAAAACAGAACACcccaaattatttatagtagaCAGCGAGGACAAACACTTCTTTCTGCGTAGAACGACTCTGTCAACAGAAAACATGGATATATTTGCATACGTTAACACGAAAATAGTTTATCTGGAACACCACCTCAGAAAAGAAATAACAGCTTTATATAATGACGTAATGCAGCAACAATGCGAACTAGAAAAACTGATATTACATAATACCTTAGCACTAGCCTCTGTGAATCCAGCAGAATTCGCGTTCCATTTCATGAAACAACCAGGATACATCGCACACTTGGCGGGCGAAGTAATACGACTAGCTAAGTGTGTACCAATAGAAGTAAAGAATAGGAAAACAACAGAATGTTTTCAAGAATTACCAGTAATTAGAGGAGAACAGGAATACTTCATGCTACCTAAAACACATGTTTTAGTTAAAACCGGAAACCAGATTGACTGCAACTCACTGATACCCCCGCTTTACAATATAAACAACGCCTGGTACCAACTACTTCCCCAAATATCACCAGCAACGGCGCCAGAGGAAATAGCGACGAGAACAAAGATGTCCTGGAAGTATACCAGCCCAGCAAACTTAGCAACAGGAGGAATATACTCTGACGACGACTTGGACAGATTGAGAGAAAATATGATGTTTCCTATAGAAAAACCAgcaattttaaatacaatagCTAGAGGAGCTATAGGGCAAGAAATAAATTCCCAAGGAATATCATTAAGCAAACTTATAGACACAAGTGAAATAATGgagaaattacaaaatacaTGGGGAAAagtatataactttttcaacaTAATAGGATCATTCAGCACTACATTATTAGGAATCTGGATAACAGGCAAagcattcaaatttataattgacaCAGTAATGCACGCTTTGGCGCTGCACTCAGCTTTCGGTTGGAGTCTATGGTTGCTCGGTGCCATTTGGGACTCATTGACAAACTTCCTACTACATAGAAACTACGCACACAGCGCCAAAACTACGGACGAGAAAACAGACCACACAGAATTACAAGTACTTATCGACAATGGAAAACAAGAAgaaaaactagaaaaaataacaCAGAAGGTTGACTTACCTACTatcgatgaaaataaaaagaacaaAATTGAACCTAACGACACACGGTCTAtatcagaaataaaaatattcccataa
- the LOC130673899 gene encoding uncharacterized protein LOC130673899: MTIRQHNVFAKSYQMMKDVLKDQSIINPNGDTVEPELNLIFTLKPGMDVRRYNYQRVNEVAAVFSTNADGEIPESYVTIQNKTSKSFQYLSTMDPNTEPWVYPLFHPYGNQGWHQFIPYVHKTNRRVTRADYYKYRLAIRNDFNVFLMGRRLSQQWIVDSYVKIEKDRLNYCKFNQKKLRAESYQGLLDHLQSRVNNNNSNSNIGKIVILPSSFSGSSRNMLQHYQDAMSIVRKFRKPDLFVTMTCNPKWREITDNLLPGQSASDRPDLVARVFDIKNDVLIQMIVKQNLFGEVIAYNWVVHCHIYTC, translated from the coding sequence ATGACAATTCGTCAACATAACGTTTTCGCTAAATCCTACCAGATGATGAAGGATGTACTAAAAGatcaatcaataattaatccaAACGGAGACACTGTAGAACCTgagttgaatttaatttttacattgaaACCGGGTATGGATGTTAGACGATATAATTATCAGAGAGTAAATGAAGTTGCCGCAGTTTTCTCTACGAATGCGGATGGTGAAATTCCTGAGTCTTATGttacaattcaaaataaaacatcaaaatctTTTCAGTATTTAAGTACTATGGACCCTAACACTGAACCCTGGGTTTATCCTTTATTTCATCCTTATGGTAATCAAGGATGGCATCAGTTTATACCATACGTGCACAAAACCAATCGAAGAGTAACGCGTGCCGATTATTATAAGTACAGATTAGCTATTCGAAATgactttaatgtttttttaatgggACGACGTTTATCTCAACAATGGATAGTCGATAGCTATGTTAAGATAGAGAAAGAtagattaaattattgtaaatttaatcaaaaaaaattacgggcCGAATCGTATCAAGGCCTATTAGATCATTTACAATCACgagtcaataataataattcaaattccaACATAGGTAAAATTGTTATTCTACCATCAAGCTTCTCTGGTTCATCACGTAATATGTTGCAGCATTATCAAGATGCTATGTCCATTGTGCGTAAATTTCGTAAGCCAGATTTGTTCGTGACTATGACATGCAATCCAAAATGGCGTGAAATTACCGATAATTTATTGCCAGGACAAAGTGCTTCGGATAGACCTGATTTAGTTGCACGTgtatttgatataaaaaatgatgtttTGATTCAGATGATTGTGAAACAAAATCTCTTTGGTGAAGTTATTGCTTACAACTGGGTTGTGCATTGCCACATTTACACATgttaa